The Acidimicrobiia bacterium sequence CATTACGGTCAACTCGGCCGGACCCGATTGCGGTAAAGCCGGGCAACTTGCCATCGATTTTCGCAACGAGCTCGTCAATTGCGACCTGTCTGCCTATAAGGGGGTCGGAGGCGGTGGCGGCGGCCAGACCGACTTCATCGCCAATGGCAGTGCGACATACGTAACGTGCGCCGCCTGCCACGGAGCCAACGGACAAGGTGGGGCCGGACCAGCTCTTAGTGGTGGATCCGTCTTGACCACGTTCTCGTCTTGTTCGGATCATGTGACCTGGGTCACACTCGGATCAGCCGGGTGGCAAGCCCAGTTCGGAAATACCTACGGTGACATCAGTAAGCCGGTGGCTGGCGGCATGCAAGCCTGGGGGGAGTCGCTTTCCGAAGAAGAGATTCGTTCGGTGGTGCTGTACGAGCGGGTGGCATTCGGAGGCGAGCCCCTCGATACCGCCATCGCGGATTGCGGTCTGGCAGCAGCTCCGGCGGATGGCACAACCACCACGGACTCGACGGTTCCAACCGGCGAAACGCCAACCACCACGGCCCCTTAGTCCGCTGCCGAATACGAGCTTAAATAAGTGTCGGACCCCGAAGGGTCCGACACTTTCTTAAGGAGTCAACATCCACACCACTGGGGCGGGCTGGGAGGCTTCCGATACACCTTGGGTTCTTTGAACGTGCCCAAGGGTTTCCGTAGCGCTTCAGTTGTCTCCTTTACGGGAACACCGAAGCGCTCCCGTACCCCCCTAGTATCGGTCACAACCCTGACCAGCTTGAGCCTTTTTTGGAGTTTTTCATAATGACAACGTTCGTATCTTTCCTTTCTGACTTCGGATACGAGGATGAGTTCGTAGGAGTC is a genomic window containing:
- a CDS encoding c-type cytochrome: MSDLAAAAANIGGPEDLVMRSAKARAEATGTTVDAVLAAWAGGGATPATTAATPEPGSAPEAAGSVVETATPEPAPQAAPAASAPIPAPDDAPTRMVAAAPIPETVTIEESYEWDQVTTVRTAGIKERTRSVIPIWMLGLFTILPLFAVGYITVNSAGPDCGKAGQLAIDFRNELVNCDLSAYKGVGGGGGGQTDFIANGSATYVTCAACHGANGQGGAGPALSGGSVLTTFSSCSDHVTWVTLGSAGWQAQFGNTYGDISKPVAGGMQAWGESLSEEEIRSVVLYERVAFGGEPLDTAIADCGLAAAPADGTTTTDSTVPTGETPTTTAP